The genomic stretch CACaactattttatgttttttttttcactcactTTCGTCAAGAGCCGAACGTTTTAagtgtttttacttttttttacaggTTTTTCTTTATGGCCAATGTTACTGCTCCAACTTTCTCATGCGTCTTTTCTTTACTGATCACGTCCAGTTTtgtgcttttgtttgtttttaataccGACTGACCGATTCTAATTTGACAGGAAATTTAACTAATAATTTCGCTTTAATTGAACGCAGGATGACTAGATGTTTAATTCAAGTTAGATAAGGCTACTGACCGATTCTAATTTGACATGAAATTTGACTAATAATTTCACTTTAATTGAACGCAGGATGACTAAATGATTAATTCAAGTTAGATAAGGCAACAAGCAAAGAAACGTCTTTAACTAAAAAATTCATTGCCGCATAGACAAGCCATGGCTATCATTCcacacaaaaattaataataataataataataataattattattattattattataagcagtcaaaaatgtaaaacaaatatGGGACGGGGTATAATGAGTGTTCATATAATGCATGTGAAAAATGGATATTTTCAACTTAGCTATACTTCTAATACTACTCTTTTCTACTATTTATTCAAGGGATAATTAAGGgaaagtcattttaaaaatgaGGAATTGTAAACTCATCCGTTGACAATAAATTCTGAGTAGCAATTTAAAACTACAGTTAGGTTCgttataaaacaaaacataatatCTAGACAGGTGTCGGATTTTAATGCACTACAATGTTTTTGAAAGCCCCTTGTTTGACTTTCTGTTATTTGACTAGATTGGTGTCGATCGCCAAACTAATAGAATGGGAAGTCGTCGGATCCTGACGAAACTAATAATATCAGTGAGTAGAGAAAATTATTTGCCTAAAATACGGGGTAATCTGAATGAATTTTGAAGAGGGCCTCTGCATTCAACTGACTGTGATATAACCCGTTACATCCTTACGGCTGACGGGAAATAAGAAATTGAAAGGCATGGCCGTAGCATATAGTGTAATCACtaacaagctttagctttcagcaaaaacaaaataataataaataatagaaAGAAATACAGACAGCTAAACgaaataaagactttttatGAACTTTTCCTGTCGAAAATTGTGCAAAAACTGCAGAGGCaaaaaatttccttccaacaTGATCACTAATTATCTCGCTGCAATCCTAAGATATTATGCAAAATGAATGAGACaccaaaaacaacagacaaagaAGCAATCAAGTTTTCTAAAACGCACAGTCACGTACCATACCGTTTCAATGGCAAAAGCTAATAGAAAGCCAATTGCAATCAGAGATTTCGCTcacaaataataaatacatgaataaataataataataataataataataataataataaaatagcaATAAGACCAGGGATTTACGAGTTTTAGCACTTTTCAAGCAAACCCTAGGAAAACTTTACCTCTGCCTTGCCAGCTCAACAGTGATTGTAGACAACGTCTTAGCCTCATCGTGGATGGTGATTTTGTATGAATCCCCCTCCTAACACCTTGGGGATCCTGCAGCCTTTCAATGAAAAAAGAGACAAATGCTACTTGGGAGATGGTGCTTAAAGTTGACTGAACAGATACTCGCAAGTGCGTAACGGTAATTCTGTTACAGAGCATTACAATACTTGGGAATGAGCGATCACTGTTCAAAACTTCTCACGTTCTTCAAATAAATTAAAAGGAAGATTACATAGGTTACATGATCGCGTTTGAGAACGCCTTCCAGGAGTCTTGAGAGAGACACCTACTTCTTTAGTCGTCGCAAAGTAGACAAAATGACCCTGGAAACTAGGTTGCGGTTTCTTGAgttttttaaggtggctcgatgggGCTTTTCTGCGCCAATACTTCTCAAGTTTATCAACATTTATTGTCCGCCCGTTttattttcacgtgaacagcagttactaaaaatgcatttgaaacaagaagaaatgttagctattgttttccaaagatgtgaaacttggagacaatacccctgaattATAATGAGACattctcacttgtaaacacgaaATTTCCTAAAAAATTAGTGAGCTGTAGCCcgtattttactgccttacaagttatcaataattttgaaactcGAACGTAATCTAAAACGACGGTAGATCTCGAGAATAtcaatatttaaaacaaaaaaaatctatgtGGTGGTTTGAAAATTATTCGCTCATTCTTTTAAAGTATAcgaaaatatttccaaaaacgCGAACGTCACTACTCTTCTTACCAAGCCCGCTGTGACTGCGGCATCCGCTGTACCACAAACAGCGTCGGCTCCTGCCAGCTCTGGAACCGTTCTTACGCCGATCATTAATAGCGTTTACGGTTTGAGCACTGGCCAAACCGGAACCGAGTCTCCCCGCAGCGGTACACCTCCCGTTATCCAAGGCGGAATTGGTAAAATGCTGAGCAAGCCTTCCACAGCTCTGGTGGAAAATTAGATCACTTCCATAATACGTAGCAAGGCCTCAGCAATGGGTCTTATTAAGCCAGATACCTCGTCTGGCCCCAGTTCCCCCTCTGAAACGCAAGCAGCTTCGCCAGGACAAGGTCAAACTACTCCCCAGGCCCCTTAGGAGGAACCCAGCCAGTCGCATACTGTGAAAACTGGGGATACCACTAAGGACAAAGATCCTGATGTGATTTATTTGGACTAATTTTAATGCTGTCCTAAGAAAACCGAAACACTTGCTTGACTGGTTCTTGTTATAGTTCCTGTTAAAAACGTGCTGCATGACATGTGATTACCGTAGAACCGAACATTTTTAGGCACCTTTTAAGTGCGCTGTAAAGGCTTATTACTGTCAACCAAGTCAAAATTATCCAAATAATCCGTCATTTGTACATttctaaaatattttattgctgtTGGTTTGAATATTCGATGTGAACTAAGTCTTTGTTTTTCCGTCGGTGGGAGATAGGGGCTGAGATGAAATTGTAAAGTTGATGTAACTTATGTGGAGTTCAGCTAATATATGAGCAACAAATAAACACCCactttttagaaaagaaatatCTTTGCTCTCGAGTTCTCTCATTTGTCAAGAGCAAGTGTAtccgtaattttttttgttgaatcaGAAATTTCGTTCAAAAAAGCGGAATACTGTTTCTGTCTTAATTCATACacattcaattttattattgtttttcgCGTTGTGAACGTCTCGATAAACCCTTAACAGaaagatgtattttttttttcatagtatgGACAATACATAACTCAAAGTTGACTATTTTTTTGTGTCTCAAGGGAATTGGCGTCTGTCCCCATCCAGTCCTCTTGGAAAACTGTGCGATCACCGCTGATTTTTTGCAATCTGGCCGGAATTAAACCACTATGGCAGCCAAAACGTCTTTTATAAGAGCGAGTCTCTTGTAAGAACGGACCAGTGATTTTAGATCAAAACAATTTATCTCTTTTATATTCAAAGATTTTATTTTTCGGTGATTACAAAATGCATTTCGACGAACAACCAATGAGCCTCAAAACTATAGAAAATGGCCATGAAGTGAGCCTAGGTTGCACAgataaagcattaaaaaaatctAGTTCAAGGTAAGCCGAGTTTATTTCTACATCTATGCCtatatttaatattttgacaGCTATACAAAGTGATTCACTCGTTCGTAACAAGTACAGTATCAAAACATGCATTAAATTTAATATGCAGCGAGCTTGGGTTAATAGTGCCATTTAGATTATACAAGAAAAACGGCGTTCGGCCTAAACTTCTACGGAGGCTGTCACATGCAACCCGCGTAACAAGTTAGTTAACATTTTGCTCATTTAACTCTAATCTAAATATTGCCATAAACAAATGAATTGAGATGTTAAATTGTATCATATTGGTGACCCTCTTTACCGTCCGTTTGCTGACTCGACCCCAGTTGCTCCTCAGTCtcctatagagcgttttcacacgacgtcacggcggccatacaatgaaatggcggccatgttggtgttccaaacaaatcctgtaggagttgaactcttttttttatttaaacactttcttttgttccgtcgTTGTTGCTTGAGCTCCCTGATATAAACGAGTGAAGCGCGGTCAAGGGGAGAACCATCCCATGGTCCTCTTCGTACCCGGTGCCGTAATAGTCTCCCGCAACCGTTCCTTGGCCCCTTCCAAATAAtaagagacgactggggacgagtcaggtcTGTTTGGTCGAATCGTGTTAAGGCACCCCACGGCCACGCCCTTTGAGCTAAAACACGCTCCATTCTCCAAATTGGCGCCCACCCCCCGTCGGTAAATCTTGCAAATAAGCAGTCTATCCCTAATAAACGCTCGGCCCTACTACTACCCCTCACTTTGCCATATGTTAAGGATTTCGCATCCTTTGTTAATTCAATCGTCTCAGTATCTTTTCAGGAAGTGTCGGTTGTGTGGGCGCGCAGTCTTAATGAGCGCGCGCTCACAAGttaaaacaagcaaaataactgaagttaaatagcgatgttgcgcagTTTACCACCgacgttcaaacctgttaacaacctgatttgttgcaagacaggtttgatgtgggtggCAAAACGCGCAACGTCGCTATTCAACTTGTTGtacagcaatgttgcaagacaagttgcacgttttttgttgcccgtttttacGCACCTTTActtatttaattgacgtgtgCATTTAGTTCGTTATTGGACGCATTGCATTTGCTTTGGGTTGTTTTCCTACTCATACACATTGTTGGTAATTGTGCTCAAaattgtgggtggctcctcctaaaatgttctacaaTGATTGGTATGCAGGATTTAATGGAGACGAacccaattgtggaattgcacacattttggCATTTTACTAAAGAACAGTTACCACTTACAGATATTTCAAGTaacaacaatttgccgtctgCCCTCTTAGAGTTTCCTTCCTTCCGTTTAGTTAATAACACATATAACCCttaaagccccaatatccaaattcaaattctctGTACCGATCTCAATacgttttcttaaaaaattagttGTGATAATTTGATACAAGATCGACGCATTTTCCCTCTAGTGGCAATGGAGTTAATTCTCACGATCATTTCTTTCCATTCTGTTTTGATATTGTTAGAAGAAACTTGATGTTGATCCcttttgggacttaaagggtggAATCTTACAGATTTTGAGAGATGTTCTGGAACACAAGAAGCTGAGTTGAACGCGTTTATTTGCTTCCTTACAGCTCGTAGAACTCTACTAGTTGAGTCTTCAGATGAGATGCTTAAGTGAATCAAGTTTAGCTTACAAAGCGGTTGTATTTATACTGAACAATaaagttaattggtttttagcAAGACTACATAGTATTCACATGTAGAAAGTAGGTGTTAAGGCAAAACCGATTTACACGGCACGATTTTTGCTTACGACTATCGTGCGCGACTAGCATATACGTCATGACTTCACGACAGATCGTGTTGTGTTAATGCACACGACATTCGTACGACACATGTGGATGTGATAAGTGAAAATTGTGCGCGTGTGGATGGTCAAAAATGATGACGTATACTAATCGCGCACGATATTCGTAAGCAAAAATCGTACCGTCTAAATCGGCCTTTAGGAGGTTCTAGACCTGatacaacaaaagaaaccaaaatttaGTTGAATTCAGCTGCGCGTggaaaaaattggcaaaattgGAAATATCTCTATAACCAAATTCCTATACAAGAAACTAAAACAATGGTTTGAAAAAAACCTAATTTTCCTAAGATTCTGTCGAAACAAAGTCTAGTTtgaaaatatctcgataaccaAATTCCTATACAAGAAACTAAAACAATGGtttgaaagaaacttaattTTCCTAAGATTCTGTCGAAACAAAGTCTAGTTTGAAATTAGGAAAGTAAGTGAAATTTAGCTGAATATGGCCCAACTGAGAACAAAGAACTCAAAAGGTGTTGGGTCGCGTGGCACTAAGCTACATTCACAATGAGGTATGCAAGGCTGAAGCAGAAAGCAGAAGTGAGAACTAATTTCAGTTTTAGCTAATTTTAAGCAAACGAACTTCGTTTAGCAAATTGCTTATTTTCCTTTCCACAGCTGAAAACACCTACTAAGCAAAGTAATTATTTCTATCTAACGAACTCGTTTtcgtgttttaatttttgaaacaaGCTTCAAGAGGTGATTcttaaagttaattaaaacttaaCTATCAAGGTCAGCGTACAAGCCAAAtttgagaaaatattaaaccaAACCGGCCGTCCGTCCTGTCAGTACTTTCCTCAATAGTAAATACAGCGAGCgcaatattattttaaacaagCAAAGCCgaaataaaagataaatactGAATTAAATGTAAGTTGAGCTACGATGAAAAGGCGACAGCAAAAGGCCTCCGAAAGTGTGCCCCCTTGGACTTCACGGTGTCACGTAAATTGCTCATATTCaatctattgttttaaaattgataAGCTCGGTTTGCTTTGACTATTGCCTTGAAGTAGCTAATGGTTTTATTAGTAAatatgtttgtatttttttgtggttttcatttataaatttttgtattttttttttatttttgttttttaaacccCTCAAATTTTAACTTGAGTAAATATGGCCAATAAATTAGCAGCTTAGTACTAATAATAACTTGGGTAAATATTAAAATTCCTGATAAATAGTTGATGGAATTGATGATAGGCTCAAAGCCATCTAGAACATGACAAAAACACGAGCAAAGCGGCTTACATTGATTTGAATCTACATTAGGACCCCGGTTTAACTCGAATTTTTGGATGACTCGAACTAAGTCCCATTTCCCTAGGATTTGATCCTACTTTTCAGCCACGTttactcggataactcgaattccccgctaactccgGAACTAAATTTCGCTTCCCTTGATCCGAATTTCCTTCGttaactcgaattctggttcaTAAACTCACCATGAATGCCATCCTATTAGCTTTTCCTTGTCTTGTAAACTGAGGAACAACCCCAAAAACTAACACTACagcgatttgttttttactgctTCTTAATAAGGGCAACGAACACGTCATGTATGTGACCCTCGTTTCCCGGTATTCATCATGAAAACGCATAATCGTGTTAAAATTTCTGATGAGATAAGTTAAATGTGCCCTCTGCTATATACTTTTAAAAGTGCTGAAATATCAATAAACTATCACTATTACCATGGGAATTGAAGATACAAtcgaccccgataactcgaacgcccgctaactcgaactgtttttaaCCTCGGGAGATCAGGCCCgattttagcagttctcatacaaTCTCTCCTACGTAGTCGCGCTAAAATTCGTTTCGCCTTACCCGCCGGAATATTATTTACAAagagaaacgaaaatagagccggGCCTCAGGTTAACTGTTTTTAGTCTCCCTTCTCAAGAGTTCGAGgtaccggggttctactgtacagGTGAATCCTTGTtaacattttttgcctcattagcatagGCTCATCGGATGAAGCTAATaacatttctgaatattgaaacaccataacaatttcagttatctctgaaaattcgAACCCGATATACCAGATAATTTCAAAGAAACTCTCTTTAAAAAAGCCCAAAATTAacaaagaatgtatgagctcatcaagtaattttgcagtttttaactgctgctattttctttcttactgATTGTAAGGAGCTGAAACTTGCACAAACTCTTTAAATTTACTGcgctattttaatttttgaacctAATTGGTATATACGGCTACATCTTCTTTCATCTTCTATGGGTTAACTTGATGTTAATGAACTAAAATGTAAACATGACGACACAATGAATCCACCTTTTCAGTCCCCACACAAAAAACCTTTCACTAAACTATACGTTTAGTCTTCGACATAAAAAGTGCGAAAAATGGCTTAATTAACTGAAGGTCTTTACAAAGACGTTTCGTATGTTATTTTTGGAACTTCATGAACTGAAATTTTGGTAAAGATGGATTCTTTCCCGCTTACTCGAGTCTTGGTTTCCTCACGATCAGAATTCTTTTCACCCGTCAGGGGTTGATCTTCTCCCAAACTCAAGTTCATAGCACCAGTATCTTGGAACGAGGATGCAATTGACGGCATGTTCACTTTTCCTGTTTGCAGTTGGTTCTTAAAAACATTCCTTCCAGCAAATCCACGTACTTCTCCTTGCAGGTCATTCAGAGGCAGCAGCAATGCCAGACAGCAAGAGAAAGACCATTTGGGATTCTTGAGCCATTCTTTTATAAAGCGATAGATGTATACAATATACTGAACTGCAAAGAAACAATAGTCATAGTTACGTATATTTAGGACTGTCTGAAGTTACCTCTCTCTTTCAAGAACACCTTTTTAAAACGTACGCGTTGACTTGACGTTTTATTAGGCGGAGTCCTCTATTGTACTGTCTTAACACTTCTCTATGAATATGTTAGCTCTAATGTCAAGTCTTGTAGATTACTTACTCTGACTGACTTGCGTAGCAGTACTTACATACATACGCACTTACCTACTTACTTACTAACATACTTTTAATTAATACTTATAACAATTACAGTTAGAATGGCAGTTGAAGCTTAACCGATTTACATCGTGAACTACATTTTGGCCGAAAACCAAACGCAAGCACGGAGCTGGCATCGCCCTACTTGTGATTGGGGAGCTTTGACGTTGTTGTTTTCGTCGTCTTGGTCGCTTAGACTTCCTGTTCACGTTCCAATTTGAATTGTAAATATCATCCCCGAAGAACAATTcatgatatgcaaatgagtttATATAATAGGAAATACTGGTACATTTTGTCCTATTCACTTCACTTTGCTGACACGAAGGGCGATTGGCGACTCAGTGAGTAAGTCGGGTTCCAGATTACCTTCATTTAATTCAGTCTATCTTGGGCTTGTCCTAGGTAAGATTGATTCCCCATACCTTACTATAATTAGTAACAATACCCAGGGTTGAATATTATACTATTGAAGGGTAAATTAATAACCGAAGTAGTTTTAGACTTAACTTACCCACGAGAAGACCGATTACCAAAGAATTTGCTCCAAACACCAGTACCTTGAACATGATGTTATCCACATATGGATCGATTGAGGCTGGAATGTTCTCGCTGTTTATCTTACTCACAGCTCCTATTCCCAAGTTTACAAAGGTCACAGCAAGAGATATCAGCATTAGTCTGTTCTCGAATGGGTCCACAATGGGGCTGACATAGGCAAAAAACATTCCATAGAGTCCTGACATGACGCAAGCCAGTCCGACATATGTTCTACTTTCACCACCAACCAGGATCAGACCTGACGTGAGGACCACCTTCCGTACTGTGTCTACCAGTTCCCAGTACCACGAGCGCGGATGGTAGTTTTCGAAAAGGAATCGCAAGCCTGTGGTGACTTCACTGCTTTTCACTTTGATATCAGGATTTTGATGCTCGTCTTCCATTTCATTCTGACTTGTAACGGTCAATCGCGCTTTCCAGAGAGCTATAAGTGATGCTGTGGGAAGAAGTAGTATGTAAGCGACTGCAACGTAGGCAACGATGACTGATCGACTGTAGTTTGTACTCTCACAGTCGATACTGTAGTCAGTCTTAAGAAACTTTGGACAGTGGGTTTTCGTTTTGTCCGAACAAAGCAGACGGCAAGTTGGGGGAAGCACGCTAGCTGTTTTGGAGCAGGTACTGAGATATGTCACGTACAGGAAGAAAAACAGGTTTCTCAAGATCAGCTCTTTCGTTTGAGAAGATTTCCTTaacttttcttctttggaggaaGCACTCCGTTCGAGTAGAAGCTTTCGTAAGTAATAAATGAGAATCGCAACGATGATGGCTGTGGCATTCATTGCAAGGATTGCAAACAAGCTCTTAAAAGCATTGACCTTTAATTCAGGGAAGATGCAGTGAAGAGGGGCAATCTGAAATACATTAAGCTGTATCATCTCCGAATATTTTCCAATGATAGAAAGAGAATCTGGCCATTTGACGTACGAAAATGTCTGTAACAGTCCATCAGTGACTTGGTAAAAGCCAATGACAATTTTCAGCCTTCCAAGTATCATATCCACTATGGATCTTCCTTTTTTCTCATTCTCTTGCTTCTTTTTACTTGACCATAGGATAACTAAAATAATGAGCAGGATAACTGCCATCACGATCGACAGTTGTCCGATCATCCATTTCTTCGTTGGGCACTTTTTGCACGTTTGAAACTGTTTATAGTAGCCATCACTACAAATTTCACACAGCGGTCCACGATAGCCGTCAGCGCAAGAAGAATTGAAACCGCCATTGCAAGCCTTTGGTTGTGGACATTTGTGCGGCGTAGGAACAGTGTATGGGAACTTGATGAGGGAAGCATTAGTTGAAGAAGAATTCCTTGAATCCAAGAGATTACGTGTAAATGATTCATAAAATTGTTTGTGGGTCTGATTCTCCCATTTCCACCAGTAATGCTTCTTCAGCATAACATGATCATCCACACATTGTAATCCTTCTTCATTGCATTGTGTGCAGCCTTCAAAAAGATGGGTACGATGAAATCCTTTCAGACAGCTGCAAGCCCTAAACCCAGCAAATGTGGAAGTATCTGTACCTACAAAAAGCAGAAGTCTGTTAGTTGAATTGTATGTATTGAAACCacgaaaatacattttttccatttttaaaaaacacaaagtTTGAAAGCTTGCAGGTTTTGTCAGTTGACGGCTTCATTGTCAAATGTGTTTAAATACAACAAAGCTACTTCATAAGAAAGTTTCACCGCCTTGAATTACAAGGACAGCATAGCCATgccgaacaaacaaacaaacaaagcataGGCAAAACCCTAAGGATATGGGTAAATAAATTCTCAGTTCAAAACCGACGTCAAGCTTTTCtatctagcctgagaaaacagcctacatttggcgacgctaccactggtttccccgccagatgacgtctgagaaacgagcgcagaaattccatactgatgacgagtcactacccagatctgggtagagactctgattggttgaatcaaatttcccacggggcaagaccaatcagaagcactacccagatctgggtagtgacgcttcatcagtatggactttctgtgctcgttcctcagacgtcatctggcggggaaaccagtggtagcgtcgccaaatgtcggctgctttctcaggctattcTCTATCTTACCCGACAATAGTCCTTATGCATGTCTACTTCAGACGAGTAAATTTAACCACCAAAGctcgttttgaaattttaaaagttatagaATTTTGCATAAATGAATTCCAATGGGAGTAGAGTTGAAAAGAGTACTCACGCTTATTAAGTGAAAATGAGAAGTTTGCTTAGaaacgaggcttggtggtgaaatttgctcgtctGACGTAATCAAGCTTAAGTGCTATTGCAAAAGCAGAGAATCTCGTTCAGTCTTCACCTTTATTTTCTGAGCAGTTTTATCTGAACTTCACAGACGTCATCAGATACTTTGAACAAGCTATCAGGGCTAACGCAGTTTCTGTACACTTTTCACATTCCATCTTCTAACTaggtcgtgagttcgattctcacctggagctcgaaaaatttttctgagctttctggtgtttgattctccttcttctttaattataaattacaatcaaaccaggtcaagcgtaccacCATAGATTCTAATGATGAAATCATTATATACAACTTATTAACCTAGAGTGAGGTCATTATGGGGAAATCCCCGTAATGACCGAACGGACGAAGTTAATAAGTGGCCATTTAGCGCTCTAAATATATAAAACCGCAAGTaattgagcctgcgatcaattaaaaccaataacTCGTCAGTGCATAgcttaaaaaaacacaaatcacCTCAATGGGTTGTaaacttgagcccgcgatacagacATGTCACActagtcagcggatacctttttCACAGCTCTCAATTGAACATAACATAGATTTTCACTATCGAGTTAAACACTGCAGATTGTATGTGCTTTGGACACCTAGCGAATAATGCCGGCCATTACAAGAAACTTTTGCCAGcttagcagccaatcagaacactcGTACttttgtagccatataataGTTGACATTTTGAAATCTTGTGGTGATTCTTATCATTCTTACTAGCATCCGATGAGCAGTAAAATCAGCAGatggttaaaattattttgttttcttcttcagTTCGAGATAGAATTTTATTCAAAGCCATCGAAGACGATTTCTCTTAATCTGATAGAATGCTGAGAATCTGCAGGGCGAAATTCACTGCCCATTGACATGCAAGAATGTGGTCAATGTTTGACTAAGTTTGACTACAAAATATGCTTACCTTGTGGACAAGCAACGCACTCACGGGCGCTTTTACCAGGCGCCTTAGTGTATGGCACAAAAGTTCCATTTGGACATCTGAGGCAGCTGTCATTGACAAACGCCATGGTATCCGAATAGAAGCCTCCTATAAGAAAGTGTAATTAGAGTGAAAGTGtccttgaaataaatttaaatttgtagTCCCAAAATATGACTAAAATGGACCTACAGAGCCGACAAAAAGTAGTTAGTTTGGGGTAAAATTGCCAGGTTACAAAATCCTTGGTTTTTGGTCCGACGTTCctttttaaattccatgacCTACAAATAACGTAGAATTCCCTTAATATGATTGGTTTCTGTGGACGGACTTTActatcaggggcggatccaggattttttttaggagggggtgcactcgtctcttgctcttcttcaacaccaataagCAACGtagttttttttggcagaataccagttgtattagaaaaccgtaggtcatctcaggggagggtgcgcaccccctgcaccgtCCCCCTAGGTCCGCCCCTGACTATTGCataacataagaaaaaaaagctagCATCTGGTCGTATGAAGAGTCCAATAAATGTGGCTGGCTGGATACTGGGAAAGTTAGTACCagtttttgcgtttttatgaaCCGGGACAAAAGAGAGTTTGAGcatcacgtatacggcaaacggtaaacggcagattcaagttgagaatttctcaaaatagaaaatga from Porites lutea chromosome 1, jaPorLute2.1, whole genome shotgun sequence encodes the following:
- the LOC140926922 gene encoding uncharacterized protein encodes the protein MRHKDDANCRNTNFNEDMIAIVIIVIFMIRTQLKAVSLRVLSIHDFHNLTSVITMNDGKIGTMKVSDSLQRERCTIYLGLGQDNSTSLNLSKYSGNRTVLLHSFKRAGFAYPTQNEYNLRPCPLGTFVNVIRLECVKCPAGGFYSDTMAFVNDSCLRCPNGTFVPYTKAPGKSARECVACPQGTDTSTFAGFRACSCLKGFHRTHLFEGCTQCNEEGLQCVDDHVMLKKHYWWKWENQTHKQFYESFTRNLLDSRNSSSTNASLIKFPYTVPTPHKCPQPKACNGGFNSSCADGYRGPLCEICSDGYYKQFQTCKKCPTKKWMIGQLSIVMAVILLIILVILWSSKKKQENEKKGRSIVDMILGRLKIVIGFYQVTDGLLQTFSYVKWPDSLSIIGKYSEMIQLNVFQIAPLHCIFPELKVNAFKSLFAILAMNATAIIVAILIYYLRKLLLERSASSKEEKLRKSSQTKELILRNLFFFLYVTYLSTCSKTASVLPPTCRLLCSDKTKTHCPKFLKTDYSIDCESTNYSRSVIVAYVAVAYILLLPTASLIALWKARLTVTSQNEMEDEHQNPDIKVKSSEVTTGLRFLFENYHPRSWYWELVDTVRKVVLTSGLILVGGESRTYVGLACVMSGLYGMFFAYVSPIVDPFENRLMLISLAVTFVNLGIGAVSKINSENIPASIDPYVDNIMFKVLVFGANSLVIGLLVVQYIVYIYRFIKEWLKNPKWSFSCCLALLLPLNDLQGEVRGFAGRNVFKNQLQTGKVNMPSIASSFQDTGAMNLSLGEDQPLTGEKNSDREETKTRVSGKESIFTKISVHEVPKITYETSL